The DNA segment tatttagatataatataattaaaattataataaaatcgtAATTACATATTTGATTACGATATTTGGTAACACAAAAAAATTGATGTAACGAAATAATAATTACATTATGTAATCAATTATATTTAAAGTAACGTAATAATttttacatataaaaaaaatatataatcaatattacttgttttaatatttttttatttatttttaaaattatcgtGGCCaccactattattattattactattatcatAACCATAGTCACTATTTGACCATCCTTGTGGTATCATTTAGCCATTATCATTTCTATCATTATCATCACTACCTTACCTTGTTATTATAACTTAATCACTATTGTTGCTACCACCACCACCTAAATACCATTACCACTATCACTACCATCTCTATCATTATATTATAACTTAATCCATAGATGTGTAATTTGATCTAATTcacgataaaaaaaaaattgcatttaatttattataaatttaaaatgtaaatatatgaatttaTAGATTCAAGACAAACCAAACAATTTAATATCGCATTTTCATCTTTATATGGCCTATAAGCAATGTGAAAGCTTGACAACCAACTAGCTATGAAAAGCATTGGTGTTCACCATGCGATTGTATctatattcccttttttttttcaagttattttttgaattttgaaatgaaagcaaaacctttaatttaataataagtaaatttatatttattaataaattaagacattgttatttaattatatcataattgttctttttttttataaaaaatagaaaataaggcAAGCTCTAATAAAGCTTTGATTACCCAATGAGTGGGCAACCATCAAATGGGACATTTACCCACTTTCTGCATAAAAATTAGAGGATTTAAAGGACACCCAATATAGGCTGCATGTGcaagagaggaaaaaaaaaaaaaaagaaactgaaAGTGGGTCAAAGATCTTGTAAAGTAATGGAAATTCGATTACAGAATTGATTAATTAAGAAGACTAATTGAACAAATGTGAACAAGGTTCATGAATTAATTTGAGTTCCCATGTGAGTCGAGGAGAAGATCAGAGAATGTTTAGGGGCGAAGAGAGGCACGTGACAAACAGATGAGCCAACGGGCAGCCCGTGTGAATGTAGACACAGGCCCACAGCACGCTAGGGCGAAAACAGAATCTAAGGTCAAAAGGCCACTAAGCCACGTCCACACATGGCCTTTATAAGACCAACCCACGTTAATATGACTTTACCTTTAAATAAATATGGGGTAGAGAGGGAGACACCCCTATTCCCATACCCATTATTTTAAGGTCTTATGTGCTTTGGAAACATGCCTGCAATAACGCCACTGCAAGCTATCATTACTTAAGAGCAGCAAAGAGAGaagaagattaaatatttatatattatattatacttCTGATTTAATTAGCCTATGCTTTGATAGCAAAGGAATCATCACAAATCAACACACTATTTTATCAACTAATTTAAGGAAGATGGGGAgaaaaaataaatggaaaagaaaaagaaagaaggaaaatccaGCACACTTGACATGGAAGGGAGAGTATTGCTACTACTTCCCCATGTATGATACAAAATATGAAAGAAAGAGATTaatttcaatttgaagcttgtcgaTCTCATGGATGATGGGTAGTATTAGAAGTTGGCGGTGCTGCTACTGCTGGTGGAGGTACTGGGGGCTTGCATTGGTAGCATTTGGCGAAGAGCCCAAATGTGTCAACTTGCTTGACAAAGTTGGTCATGCTGGCCCATCCACCGAACCCAAAACCAACAACCAAAACCCACACCACCACAAAGGTGTTTACAACATACATGGCAGTCCAGCTTGGTAAAAAGGACGGAGGCTTTTCTGCTGCGTTCtgcaagaaaacaataaaaaaaaaataattgagccAACTGAATCTGAACTAGGTTGAAGAATTTCTCGACAGGATCTATATATGTGGTGACTAATTAGTAGCTATCTAACTCTTGTTTTGGATGATTTTGGAAAGAGAAGAAGGAAGATAGCCAGCTCATTCAAAGACAGGGTACAACTCTCCCAACTGTAGCATATAACAAATTGAAAACGACAAGCCAACTCCCTCAATATTTCCAAATCCAAGCCTTAAATGCCCCATCTTGTACACTTGCCACCTCCCACTCAGCCCTTAAATGCCCCATCTTGAATACTTGCTACTTCCCACTCGGGCTCAGGCTCTCTGTTAGTGTTAGGATTTAGGACACACTGCCACTAGAATGTGGGGTTTCCCATCAAACGCGGAGCGTGCCCACTAACTCTGTTATCACCAACATACCCTTAACATATCAAGATAATTACAACACAACCTTTTTCATTATTTTCACTCGATGAATAAAGAAGTTAAAGTTAGTGGCCCTAGTGGGTCGACTATGGGAGTGAGCAAGAGCGAGCGACTATGTTCTTTTTTATATTCCTCAGAAGAAGAAGCAacatttctttctttttaataAGTTTTTACCTGTCTAGCAGAGGCTTTTCTGTAGGTAAGCATGTGGGCCAAAGATGGGACGATGTAAACGGTGAAGCTGACCAGCAGTGCACCAACTGCAGAGTTAATAGGTCCAAAAAATGGGAAAATAATGGCCAAAAACCATATGGGTATCACCACCGGCAGCCTTGCAAGTGCCCTCAGGCATATGCTCTTGGTGTCATGCATTCCTATCACCTTCTCCCACACAAAGTACAGAGGTGTACATGCGAATCCAAATGTTATGAACTGCATCATCATTCCAATTTATTACTTGTGTCAGATTTCCACTTCAAAATTAATACAATCAAGAGTTTAATTATCTAGTAATCAGACCTGGTGAATAAGCATTAAGATAACAGCAGCATCACGGAATCCAGTTTTGGGGAGAAGAGAGAAGGCGTTAGAATGATTGAGTAGTTCATCGCCGAAAGCCCAGTAGACGGCGGTGGCAGACGGAATTGTTAGTGTAAAAACGTAGAGTGTAGCTAGTAAATATATGTACTTGAATTTTTGAGGCTTCCACATAGCGTGCATGATTTCCCTGTAACAAAATTTACACCAATTATTCAGACTAACGGGTAAAAGTTGCATTGATTAAATGACTAAATTGACCTTTATGCCATTGGATTCTCCCTAGTTAAGCTAACTACTACATCATCGCTATTGAGTCCATGATTAGGAATCAATAATAATCATGCAACAGTGCAAAGACAAAGGAGAATAGATTATAGTTTAGGAGCAAGCTGGAACACAGGGAAGAAGGCAGGGTCATTCACTGTTCAATTATCCTAGACCTAAATAAATAATCTTCCATGATTTTGTCTGTGGGTCTCGAACCCGAGGAGATGGCAAAAGCTGCAAACAGAAGCCGTGTAGAAAcaagtgaaaagaagagagaaaataataCTAAGTGGATTAAAAAGTAAAAGCTTACACTGTAACAGCGTGTCCACCAAACGTATACAGGATGTTGGTTGCTCCGGTGAAGTAAAGCACTAGCTTTTTGGGACCAGTGTGCGTTACTCCTTCGACCTGCAGATAAAAAATCGACACAAGTGTAACTAGTAAATACCACAATTAAACATGGAGGTAACCGGGTAAAAGTGTTAATTTGGGGATTATTACCTGGCCATGAACAAGTGCTGCTATGGCTAGGTACCAGGCAGTGTACGTGGTCATACCAAGGCCAAGAAAAGCCCAAATCCGGTAGTTGTGAAAAGAGGGTATGAAAACTGTAGTAGCACAGCAAGCTCCAAAAATGTATGTCCATGTCCTCTTGTCCAAATGGTCGTTGATGTAGTATATGTTACTGTGTTATCGTCAATGAAACAACAGTTTAAAATCAATGGAACAAAACCTAGATCAGATTTTTACTAattaaagaatagaaaatgaaaaatggtcTTACCTTGCACAAGCAATAAGTTGAATGACAGATCCAAAGAGAAGGAAAGTACAATTGAACGCAAGTCCTACTGCCTTCCAGTACGGACCCAGTAACCCATCAAGCACTTCAAACCACTGTAATCCATAAATAGTGTGCTTTTTTAGTATAGTGGAGAATTAGGTAGTTTATAGCCTGGAAGATTGGTGGGACTTGAGACTTGAGAGTAGTTTTTAGAAGCAAGAACGAACCTGTATAACATGGTTCTTGAAGCTCACGTTCTCTTTCTCCTTTCGGCTTCTGTACTCTATGTACAGCACACTGATAAGATAAGCAGTCCAGCTTCCTACAAGCCCATAGAATATTTGAAACAAAATCCCTGACAGCATACCCAGTTGAGAGAAGGAGTAAGGCAGTGTCAATAGTACTTGCGCTACCTGCAACACAAATCACCAGAATTGGTCCCTCTTTCTAAAGAAAACAAGAAAAGGAATTTTTTCCCCCTTTTGTTAAAAATGGGTAATTGTTGTATGTACTTGATTGGAAGCACAACTGAACCAAGCATCCCAGGCAGAGCCACCGTGCCAGAGAAAATTCTTAACGCTAAACATGgagttttcttcttctttctcttcctctttgcCCTCATGCTCTGTCTCGCTGAAGTTGGAGACTATTGCTTCTTCTGCTTGCTTCTGAGGCAACATTGTCTTCGTTTTGCTCTAAAGGCAACTACTAAATCCTGGTAGatctgaaacatatacaagacagTAAATGAGACAAAAACTATAATCTAAACGAAGCCCCAGAAAACGAAAGCCAATATATATGTAAGAGCCCCCACACAAAGATCCAAGCAAATCACCGGAATCCCCTTGTAAACTTTATAAATAGTAGTTAACTTCCACAAAATTCAAAGAAAAGCCAAAAAGAAAAACAGAAAATAATGTTGAAAACAAAAAGAGCAGAGTTTCAATATGTTTTCACGAACCAGACTAAAGAAGAGAAACCCAATACACCACTATAAAACCAACCTCGTTCTGAGAGGTCTCTTTCGCGTAAAAAGATTGATCAAGAAACCGATCGCAGATCCTTCTCTATGACCCAAAATGACGAAGTTTTCAAAGCCTGACTTTTGCTTGACTTAATTTATTTCCTTTTCTTCAGAACGGAAAACAGGTAAGCTGGCTATCAATTAGATATAGTTAGGAGGGAAAGCAGAGgcgatatatatagagagagagagtgtgtgtttAAGAATTCTCAATTCCAAGATTCTGCAGAGATATAGCCATAAATGTCTTCAAACAGCAGCGaacaaaaaatgaaaaataataataataaaaagaagaagaagagaagaaatctTTGAGCTACGGATCTCTTTAGTAAAAGCTTCTCTTTAATGCGCCACCAATCTCTATAGACAAAAGGCAGTTCCTAAGCCCAAAGACGGCGAGACCTCAAAAGCAGGAAAAGAGAGAAGCTAAAAATCTGGGCGTTTCAATGGACTGAATAGATGtttgaaggaaaagaaaaagacccTTTTTTCACTGCTATTCAGCTACTTAACAAGTAATACTACTACTTAAAAACAAACCATATAGAAAGAGAGAGACCACTACTGCTGCTGCTATTAATATGCAATAGTGTTTGCGTATAATACTATATTTGCTTTGGTTTGTATTATCTTTGGCTTTGAAATTCCTCGCTTTCACTATCGTCTTTTTAAAGTGGGAGTTGAAAGGGAAAGACCAAACCCAAGCTCTCTGTATTCCACTTCCGATTCGATTCCCTTTGGGTCTTTCGTTTTTGCTCTGTTACTTGCAACTTCGAAAAAGAGAACTTAGAGATCTAAGAGACAGAGACTTCGTTCTCATCACTAGAACTCATCAAACTAACCATGGACCTTCCTTTTTATAGCCCAAGAAAACTCCCGCAACGGcttctattttaattcaattttacctTTTCTTTTCCGTTGATAATGTTTAGGTGGGGAGAGCTTTTGGTTAGTCTCACTCAAAAATTTTGGCGTGTAATTTTGAAAGTATGAATTTTATAGTATTTCActtctaatattttaattt comes from the Hevea brasiliensis isolate MT/VB/25A 57/8 chromosome 5, ASM3005281v1, whole genome shotgun sequence genome and includes:
- the LOC110661944 gene encoding auxin transporter-like protein 2; its protein translation is MLPQKQAEEAIVSNFSETEHEGKEEEKEEENSMFSVKNFLWHGGSAWDAWFSCASNQVAQVLLTLPYSFSQLGMLSGILFQIFYGLVGSWTAYLISVLYIEYRSRKEKENVSFKNHVIQWFEVLDGLLGPYWKAVGLAFNCTFLLFGSVIQLIACASNIYYINDHLDKRTWTYIFGACCATTVFIPSFHNYRIWAFLGLGMTTYTAWYLAIAALVHGQVEGVTHTGPKKLVLYFTGATNILYTFGGHAVTVEIMHAMWKPQKFKYIYLLATLYVFTLTIPSATAVYWAFGDELLNHSNAFSLLPKTGFRDAAVILMLIHQFITFGFACTPLYFVWEKVIGMHDTKSICLRALARLPVVIPIWFLAIIFPFFGPINSAVGALLVSFTVYIVPSLAHMLTYRKASARQNAAEKPPSFLPSWTAMYVVNTFVVVWVLVVGFGFGGWASMTNFVKQVDTFGLFAKCYQCKPPVPPPAVAAPPTSNTTHHP